One Prunus dulcis chromosome 7, ALMONDv2, whole genome shotgun sequence DNA segment encodes these proteins:
- the LOC117634034 gene encoding MDIS1-interacting receptor like kinase 2-like encodes MTSLTSAKLCFLPHCLVILLYVSSPNWVAFPSATSTSDTEAKQSKTKNKPKPRTSPCTWTGVSCNSAGSVRKIDLSTCGIQGTLHEFSFLSFPNLEYLDLHINELFDTIPPQISNLSKLYNLDLSNNQFSGRIPPEISLLRNLTYLYLYGNKLSGLIPKEIGNLKSLVQLQFLDNNLTGLIPPNIGNLIKLHTLYLQNNQLSGLIPKEICNLKYLVILDLSTNQLNDSIPTSFANLSNLETLSLSNNQLFGLIPKEIGNLKSLVFLDLSINQLKDSIPTSFANLSNLETLSLSDNQLSGLIPKEIGNLKSLVFLDLSINQLKDSIPTSFANLRHLDYLCLRENQLSGSIPQELENLKNLTSLQLSRNQFSGYLPQNIFQGGKLTYFVAGKNYLTGPIPKSLKNCTSLVRVRLEHNQFTSNITEEFGVYPNLDFIDVSHNNLYGEISHNWQKCPKLTTLLLAGNNLTGSIPPEIGNATQIHELDLSSNHLVGLIPKEFGRLSLLVKLMLNGNQLLGRIPLEFGSLNDLEYLDLSTNKLNESIPSILVDLFRLHYLNLSNNKFSQAIPFKLGKLVQLNDLDLSHNSLEGKIPSEMGSMQSLGTLDLSHNNLSGSIPSSFEEMHGLSYVDISYNHLEGPLPNISAFREALPERLKGNKGLCGKVGVLLPACNAHPYGSKKDHKLIFSLLAVFVLVFAFFAIIFVIVQRKKKHHDTKQNHMHGEISFSVLNFDGKSMYEEIIRATEDFDSTYCIGKGGHGSVYIVNLSSGDVVAVKKLHLLWDGETEFQKEFLNEVRALSEIRHRNIVKLYGFCTHKRHSFLVYEYLERGSLAAMLSKDEEATELGWSKRVNIVKGLAHALSYMHHDCLPPIVHRDISSKNILLDSEYEACVSDFGTAKFLNPDSTNWTTAAGTYGYMAPELAYTMEVNEKSDVYSFGVVTLEIIMGSHPGDVLSSLSSGASSSSSSASPAPEMPISKVLDQRISPPTKQEAGEVVSLVKIAFASLNPSSQCRPTMKKVSQLLSSTQRLHLSKPLHMTTCGELLALDGFTA; translated from the exons ATGACATCTTTAACTTCCGCTAAACTATGCTTCCTGCCTCATTGCCTTGTCATCTTGTTGTATGTTTCATCACCAAATTGGGTTGCTTTTCCTTCTGCTACTTCTACTTCTGATACTGAAGCAAAG CAATCCAAAACCAAGAACAAGCCCAAACCAAGAACAAGCCCATGCACTTGGACTGGTGTTTCATGCAACTCAGCTGGAAGTGTCAGAAAGATAGACCTTTCCACTTGTGGTATACAAGGTACGCTACATGAATTTTCATTCTTGTCCTTCCCTAATCTTGAATATCTTGACCTCCATATAAACGAACTATTTGATACCATCCCACCTCAAATCAGTAACCTCTCCAAACTCTACAATCTTGATCTCTCGAACAATCAGTTTTCTGGGAGAATCCCACCAGAAATCAGTCTGTTGAGAAATCTTACCTATCTCTATCTCTATGGTAATAAACTTTCTGGTTTGATTCCCAAGGAGATAGGGAACTTGAAATCTCTTGTACAACTACAATTTCTCGATAACAATTTAACTGGTCTCATCCCTCCAAATATTGGTAACTTAATAAAGCTACACACTTTGTACTTGCAAAACAATCAACTTTCTGGTTTGATTCCCAAGGAGATATGTAACTTGAAATATCTTGTAATCCTTGATTTGAGCACTAATCAACTCAACGATTCAATTCCAACCTCATTTGCTAACTTGAGCAACTTGGAGACCTTATCCCTAAGCAATAACCAACTTTTTGGTTTGATTCCCAAGGAGATAGGGAACTTGAAATCTCTTGTATTCCTAGATTTGAGCATTAACCAACTCAAAGATTCAATTCCAACTTCATTTGCTAACTTGAGCAACTTGGAGACCTTATCCCTAAGCGATAACCAACTTTCTGGTTTGATTCCCAAGGAGATAGGGAACTTGAAATCTCTTGTATTCCTAGATTTGAGCATTAATCAACTCAAAGATTCAATTCCAACTTCATTTGCTAACTTGAGACACTTGGACTACTTATGCCTACGCGAGAACCAACTTTCCGGCTCCATTCCCCAAGAGTTAGAGAATCTCAAGAATTTGACTAGTTTGCAGTTGAGTAGAAACCAATTTTCTGGTTATCTGCCCCAAAATATTTTCCAAGGTGGAAAACTCACATACTTTGTGGCAGGCAAAAACTATTTGACTGGTCCAATCCCCAAAAGCTTGAAAAACTGCACGAGCTTAGTCAGAGTCCGTCTTGAACATAACCAATTTACAAGCAATATAACTGAAGAGTTTGGTGTCTATCCAAATCTTGATTTTATAGATGTAAGCCATAACAACTTGTACGGAGAAATCTCACACAATTGGCAAAAATGCCCAAAGTTGACAACCCTACTACTTGCGGGAAACAACCTTACTGGGAGCATCCCACCTGAGATAGGCAATGCAACCCAAATTCATGAGCTAGATCTCTCTTCAAATCATTTAGTTGGGTTGATCCCAAAAGAATTCGGGAGGTTGTCTTTGTTGGTCAAGTTGATGTTGAATGGAAATCAACTTTTGGGTCGTATACCGTTGGAATTCGGATCATTGAATGATCTTGAATATCTTGACTTGTCAACAAACAAATTGAATGAGTCAATTCCCAGCATTCTAGTTGACTTGTTCAGATTGCACTACTTGAATTTGAGCAACAACAAGTTTTCTCAAGCAATTCCATTTAAGTTGGGGaagttagttcaattgaatGACTTGGATTTAAGTCATAACTCACTTGAAGGTAAGATACCATCAGAAATGGGTAGTATGCAGAGTTTGGGGACACTTGATCTTTCCCACAACAATCTTTCGGGTTCCATACCATCAAGTTTCGAAGAGATGCACGGCTTGTCGTACGTTGACATATCCTACAATCACTTGGAAGGTCCCCTTCCTAACATCAGTGCATTTCGAGAAGCTCTGCCAGAAAGATTGAAAGGGAACAAAGGATTGTGTGGTAAAGTTGGAGTTCTGCTGCCAGCCTGCAATGCACATCCATATGGCTCAAAAAAGGACCACAAGTTAATATTCTCTCTTCTAGCGGTATTTGTActtgtttttgctttctttgcaATTATCTTTGTAATAGtgcaaagaaagaagaagcatCACGATACTAAACAAAATCACATGCATGGAGAAATTTCCTTTtcagttttaaattttgatggaaaatCAATGTATGAGGAAATCATAAGGGCAACAGAAGATTTTGATTCCACATATTGCATTGGGAAGGGAGGACATGGAAGCGTCTACATAGTGAATTTGTCATCTGGAGACGTAGTGGCCGTGAAGAAACTTCATCTACTATGGGATGGCGAGACAGAATTTCAGAAGGAGTTCTTGAATGAAGTAAGGGCACTTAGTGAGATAAGACATCGGAATATTGTCAAGCTCTATGGTTTCTGCACACATAAACGACACTCATTTTTGGTGTATGAGTATCTTGAAAGAGGTAGCTTGGCCGCAATGTTGAGCAAAGATGAAGAAGCTACAGAGTTGGGGTGGAGTAAAAGGGTGAATATTGTTAAAGGCTTAGCTCATGCCTTGTCTTACATGCACCACGATTGCTTGCCACCGATTGTACATCGTGACATCTCAAGCAAGAACATTTTGTTGGATTCTGAATATGAGGCCTGTGTTTCAGACTTTGGCACTGCTAAGTTTTTAAATCCAGACTCAACTAATTGGACTACCGCTGCAGGCACATATGGTTACATGGCACCAG AGCTTGCATATACAATGGAAGTGAACGAAAAGTCCGATGTTTATAGCTTTGGAGTTGTCACACTGGAAATAATTATGGGAAGCCATCCAGGAGATGTTTTATCATCTTTATCATCCGGGGCATCATCTTCGTCCTCATCTGCATCACCTGCCCCTGAAATGCCAATTTCGAAAGTTCTGGACCAGCGCATCTCCCCACCCACAAAACAAGAAGCAGGGGAGGTGGTCTCTCTGGTGAAGATCGCATTTGCATCCTTGAATCCCAGTTCGCAGTGTCGTCCAACAATGAAGAAAGTTTCTCAGCTCCTGTCATCAACGCAGAGGCTGCATTTGTCAAAGCCATTACATATGACAACATGTGGTGAATTGCTTGCTCTTGATGGTTTCACTGCCTGA
- the LOC117634031 gene encoding MDIS1-interacting receptor like kinase 2-like, whose product MEYGVTFSPGDMHLHAYSNADWAGDPSTRRSTTGFVVFIGSNLVSWQSKKQGSVSRSSTEAEYRALANTAADIAWVRQVLADLHEYLPEPPLLFCDNLSALALSSNPVQHSRIKHLDIDFHFIRERVQSRDIMVQYIPTEEKIADVFTKGLHGPVIPSEFGSLLDLEYIDLSTNKLNESIPSIVGDLFRLHYLNLSNKKLVQAIPLELQKLVQLTDLDLSHNSLEGFIPKNFQDMRGLLYVDISYNQLEGPLPNNSALREAPPEALKGNKGLWGKVGALLPPCNEHGSKKHRKRECLNEIRAVSEIRHRNIMKLYGFYSHRLHSFLVYKYLERGSLASLLGKDDEAKELGWSKMVNIVKGVAHALSCMHHDCLPPIVHRDISSNNILLDSEYEACVSDFGIAKFLNLDSANCTAVTGTYGYVAPELAYTMEVTEKCDVHSFGVVTLEIIMGRHPGDVFSSISSEASSSSSSSFASPAPEMPISDVLDQRISPSTKQEAEEVVSLVKIAFASLNPSPQCHPMMKKFSQLLSSTQRLHLSKPLHMKTFGELLALDGFTT is encoded by the exons ATGGAGTATGGTGTTACCTTCTCTCCTGGTGATATGCACCTTCATGCTTACAGTAATGCAGACTGGGCAGGAGATCCATCTACACGCAGATCTACAACTGGCTTTGTAGTTTTCATTGGTTCAAATCTAGTGTCTTGGCAATCTAAGAAGCAAGGGTCTGTTTCCCGGAGCTCTACAGAAGCCGAGTATAGGGCTCTTGCCAATACAGCTGCCGATATTGCTTGGGTTCGACAAGTATTGGCTGATTTACATGAGTATCTTCCTGAGCCTCCATTATTGTTCTGTGACAACCTTTCTGCCTTAGCTCTCAGTTCAAATCCTGTGCAACATTCTCGGATAAAACATTTGGATATAGACTTTCATTTTATTAGAGAACGAGTTCAAAGCAGGGATATCATGGTGCAGTACATTCCTACTGAAGAGAAAATTGCAGACGTCTTTACCAAGGGTTTACATGGCCCTGT TATACCCTCAGAATTCGGATCATTGCTTGATCTTGAATATATTGACTTGTCAACAAACAAATTGAATGAATCAATTCCAAGCATTGTAGGAGATTTGTTCAGATTACACTACTTGAATTTGAGTAACAAGAAGTTGGTTCAAGCAATTCCATTGGAGTTGCAGAAGTTAGTTCAATTGACTGACCTCGATTTAAGTCATAACTCACTCGAAG GTTTcataccaaaaaatttccaagacATGCGCGGCTTGTTGTACGTTGACATATCCTACAATCAATTGGAAGGTCCCCTTCCCAATAACAGTGCATTGCGAGAAGCTCCGCCAGAAGCATTAAAAGGGAATAAAGGATTGTGGGGCAAAGTTGGAGCTCTGCTGCCACCCTGCAATGAACATGGCTCAAAAAAGCACCGAAAACGG GAATGCTTAAATGAAATAAGGGCAGTGTCTGAGATAAGACACCGAAACATTATGAAGCTTTATGGTTTCTATTCACATCGACTACACTCATTCTTGGTGTATAAGTATCTTGAAAGGGGAAGCTTGGCCTCATTGTTGGGCAAAGATGATGAAGCTAAAGAGTTGGGGTGGAGCAAAATGGTGAATATTGTGAAAGGTGTAGCTCATGCCTTGTCGTGCATGCACCACGATTGCTTGCCGCCAATTGTGCATCGTGACATATCAAGCAACAACATTTTGCTAGATTCTGAATATGAGGCCTGTGTTTCTGACTTTGGCATTGCCAAGTTTTTAAACCTGGACTCAGCCAATTGTACTGCCGTTACAGGCACATATGGCTATGTGGCGCCAG AGCTTGCATATACAATGGAAGTGACCGAGAAGTGCGATGTTCATAGCTTTGGAGTTGTCACACTGGAAATAATTATGGGAAGACATCCAGGAGATGTTTTCTCTTCTATATCATCCGAGGCGTCATCGTCATCGTCATCGTCATTTGCATCACCTGCCCCAGAAATGCCAATTTCGGATGTTTTGGACCAACGCATCTCCCCATCCACAAAACAAGAAGCGGAGGAGGTGGTGTCTCTTGTGAAGATAGCATTTGCATCCTTAAACCCCAGTCCGCAGTGTCATCCAATGATGAAGAAATTTTCTCAGCTCCTCTCATCAACTCAGAGGCTGCATTTGTCAAAGCCATTGCATATGAAAACATTTGGTGAATTGCTTGCTCTTGATGGTTTCACTACCTGA